A genomic window from Pyxidicoccus trucidator includes:
- the proB gene encoding glutamate 5-kinase: MSSIPAGRTALRAARRVVVKIGTNALTNATGRFNRPHFDALGRDLLWAAQGRELVVVSSGAIALGVERLGLPGRPKDIPGKQACAAVGQSRLMQAYEEAFSGAGRAVAQVLLTHEDVQDRRRYLNVKHALERLLAAGVVPVINENDTVSVDELKFGDNDTLAGLVAGVVEAEALVLLSDVEGLYTGDPRRDEGAELMLSVEQVTPEVLALSGDTTSGVGTGGMATKVRAAARATESGIRCVITSGAVPGRLREVLEGEPVGTLFEPTGNRRSARAAWIAHALRPRGRITVDAGAREAIVTGKRSLLPSGVRGVEGDFGRGDPVDLADASGAVFARGLAAYDANELRRIAGRRTTDIEAVLGYRYLDEAVHRDDLAVL, translated from the coding sequence GTGAGTTCGATTCCCGCTGGCCGCACCGCCCTGCGCGCCGCCCGTCGCGTGGTGGTGAAGATCGGCACCAACGCGCTGACGAACGCCACCGGGCGCTTCAACCGTCCCCACTTCGATGCGCTGGGCCGGGATTTGTTGTGGGCGGCCCAGGGGCGGGAATTGGTGGTGGTCTCCAGCGGCGCCATCGCCCTGGGCGTGGAGCGCCTGGGCCTGCCGGGCCGCCCCAAGGACATTCCCGGCAAGCAGGCGTGCGCGGCGGTGGGCCAGAGCCGGCTGATGCAGGCCTATGAGGAAGCCTTCAGCGGGGCGGGCCGGGCCGTGGCCCAGGTGCTCCTCACCCACGAGGACGTGCAGGACCGGCGGCGCTACCTCAACGTGAAGCACGCCCTGGAGCGGCTGCTGGCGGCGGGGGTGGTGCCCGTCATCAACGAGAACGACACCGTGTCCGTGGACGAGCTGAAGTTCGGCGACAACGACACGCTGGCCGGGCTGGTGGCGGGCGTGGTGGAGGCCGAGGCGCTCGTCCTCCTCTCGGACGTGGAGGGGCTCTACACCGGGGACCCTCGCCGGGATGAGGGCGCGGAGCTGATGCTCTCCGTGGAGCAGGTGACGCCCGAGGTGCTGGCCCTGTCCGGCGACACCACCAGCGGCGTGGGCACCGGCGGCATGGCCACCAAGGTGCGCGCCGCCGCGCGGGCCACGGAGTCCGGCATCCGCTGCGTGATTACCTCCGGCGCGGTGCCGGGCCGGCTGCGTGAGGTGCTGGAGGGCGAGCCCGTGGGCACCCTCTTCGAGCCCACCGGCAACCGCCGCAGCGCCCGCGCCGCGTGGATAGCCCACGCCCTGCGGCCTCGGGGACGAATCACGGTGGACGCGGGGGCGCGCGAGGCCATCGTCACCGGCAAGCGCAGCCTGCTGCCCAGCGGTGTGCGCGGCGTGGAGGGGGACTTCGGCCGGGGAGACCCGGTGGACCTGGCGGACGCGTCCGGCGCCGTGTTCGCCCGGGGCCTCGCCGCCTATGACGCCAACGAATTGCGGCGCATCGCCGGCCGGCGCACGACGGACATCGAGGCGGTGCTGGGCTACCGCTACCTGGACGAGGCGGTGCACCGCGACGACCTGGCGGTGCTGTAG
- the hflX gene encoding GTPase HflX produces the protein MKEIHGNTLGLKSSEQHRLRNTFRRRVSPHEIVSPELARHLTELSRETNRQVGVLINRKGEIEHVVVGNAHKLELPDIGRARAGQIRLRGLRLVHTHLKSEPLTKDDLTDLALLRLDCVAAIGVGAEGLPGVLHYAYLVPENGSGEFWHVATLPSVHGEQPNLEDTLGALEEEFNRKAAARTVGGREKAILVAVCLDGNRGKAEASLAELKELARTAGVEVIDSVLQVRREADPRYLIGRGKLEDLNLRSMQSMVDLLIFDKDLTPSQGRHIGEATSLKVLDRSQLILDIFAQRAQSAEGKLQVELAQLKYRLPRLVQSDDSLSRLAGGIGGRGPGETKLEIDRRRVRDRITNLEKRIDAISRERSVRRAQRNRRELPVISIVGYTNAGKSTLLNAITNADVLTENKLFATLDPTSRRLRFPQEREVIITDTVGFIRDLPKDLVAAFRATLEELYDASLLLHVVDAADPSCDDQVEAVENILESLDLMEKPRLMVWNKADKLSPEEVESLLRSKGGVAISASTREGLASLLAKADTTLFAEGATEAIGAV, from the coding sequence TTGAAGGAAATCCACGGCAACACCCTGGGCCTGAAGTCGAGCGAGCAGCACCGGCTGCGGAACACCTTCCGGCGGCGCGTGTCGCCGCACGAAATCGTGTCGCCCGAGCTTGCCCGCCACCTCACCGAGCTGTCGCGTGAGACGAACCGGCAGGTGGGTGTGCTCATCAACCGCAAGGGCGAAATCGAGCATGTGGTGGTGGGCAACGCGCACAAGCTGGAGCTGCCGGACATCGGCCGCGCCCGCGCGGGCCAGATTCGTCTGCGTGGCCTGCGGCTGGTCCACACCCACCTCAAGAGCGAGCCGCTGACGAAGGACGACCTGACGGACCTCGCGCTGCTGCGCCTGGACTGCGTGGCCGCCATCGGCGTGGGCGCGGAGGGCCTGCCCGGCGTGCTCCACTACGCGTACCTGGTGCCGGAGAACGGCAGCGGGGAGTTCTGGCACGTCGCCACCCTGCCCTCCGTCCACGGGGAGCAACCCAACCTGGAAGACACGCTGGGCGCGCTGGAGGAGGAGTTCAACCGCAAGGCGGCCGCCCGCACCGTCGGAGGCCGGGAGAAGGCCATCCTCGTGGCGGTGTGCCTGGACGGCAACCGCGGCAAGGCCGAGGCCAGCCTCGCGGAGCTGAAGGAGCTGGCGCGCACCGCGGGCGTGGAGGTCATCGACAGCGTGCTCCAGGTGCGCCGCGAGGCGGACCCGCGCTACCTCATCGGCCGCGGCAAGCTGGAGGACCTGAACCTGCGCTCCATGCAGTCCATGGTGGACCTGCTCATCTTCGACAAGGACCTCACCCCGTCGCAGGGGCGCCACATCGGCGAGGCCACCAGCCTCAAGGTGCTGGACCGCTCGCAGCTCATCCTCGACATCTTCGCGCAGCGCGCGCAGAGCGCCGAGGGCAAGCTCCAGGTGGAGCTGGCGCAGCTGAAGTACCGGCTGCCCCGGCTGGTGCAGAGCGACGACTCGCTCAGCCGGCTCGCGGGTGGCATCGGCGGACGCGGCCCTGGCGAGACGAAGCTGGAAATCGACCGACGCCGGGTGCGCGACAGGATTACGAATCTGGAGAAGCGCATCGACGCCATCAGCCGCGAGCGCAGCGTGCGGCGGGCCCAGCGCAACCGGCGCGAGCTGCCCGTCATCTCCATCGTCGGCTACACCAACGCGGGCAAGTCCACGCTGCTCAACGCGATTACCAACGCGGACGTGCTGACGGAGAACAAGCTGTTCGCCACGCTGGACCCCACCAGCCGGCGGCTGCGCTTCCCGCAGGAGCGGGAGGTCATCATCACCGACACGGTGGGCTTCATCCGGGACTTGCCCAAGGACCTGGTGGCGGCCTTCCGCGCCACGCTGGAGGAGCTGTACGACGCCAGCCTGCTGTTGCACGTGGTGGACGCGGCGGACCCGAGCTGCGACGACCAGGTGGAGGCGGTGGAGAACATCCTCGAGTCGCTGGACTTGATGGAGAAGCCGCGCCTCATGGTCTGGAACAAGGCGGACAAGCTGTCGCCGGAAGAGGTGGAGTCGCTGCTGCGCTCCAAGGGCGGCGTGGCCATCAGCGCCTCGACGCGCGAGGGGCTGGCGTCCCTGCTGGCCAAGGCGGACACCACCCTGTTCGCCGAGGGCGCCACCGAGGCCATCGGCGCCGTCTGA